Proteins from one Ricinus communis isolate WT05 ecotype wild-type chromosome 9, ASM1957865v1, whole genome shotgun sequence genomic window:
- the LOC8280881 gene encoding type IV inositol polyphosphate 5-phosphatase 7 isoform X2 translates to MRDGNSNKSKLSWSKKMVRKWFNIKSKIEDFQADDVNGGAEVEYRTSFSEREPCTIKKSKTEKFTKNPEQVRRGRMNLDHPRIIDVQNHSIFVATWNVAGRSPPSNLSLDDWLHASPPADIYVLGFQEIVPLNAGNVLGAEDNGPAKKWLALIRKTLNNLPGTSGSGGCYTPSPIPEPIVEMDVDFEGSSRQKNSSFFHRRSFQTPYSWRMENDLSIPQPRLDRRFSVCDRVIFGHRPSDYDPSYRWGHRPSDFSRPSDYSRPSDYSRWGSSDDDNGPGDSPSTVLYSPMSYGGSYSGSASTEDGYRRPGYSRYCLVASKQMVGIFLTIWVRSELRDHVKNMKVSCVGRGLMGYLGNKGSISVSMSLHETTFCFVCTHLTSGQKEGDELRRNADVMEILKKTRFPRVSNAGDGKSPETILEHDRVIWLGDLNYRIALSYRSAKALVEMQNWRALLESDQLRNEQRRGRVFVGWNEGKIYFPPTYKYSTNSDRYAGDDMHPKEKRRTPAWCDRILWYGEGLQQLSYVRGESRFSDHRPVYGIFWAEVESTHGRLKKSMSYSSSRIEVEELLPYSQGYTELNFF, encoded by the exons ATGAGAGATGGGAACTCCAACAAAAgcaag CTCTCATGGTCCAAAAAAATGGTCAGAAAGTGGTTCAATATCAAGAGTAAAATTGAGGACTTCCAAGCAGATGATGTTAATGGAG GAGCTGAAGTGGAATACAGGACTAGCTTCTCTGAGAGGGAGCCATGCACCATCAAGAAAAGCAAAACAG AAAAATTCACCAAGAACCCAGAGCAAGTCCGGCGAGGGAGAATGAATCTTGACCACCCTAGAATCATAGATGTGCAGAACCACAG TATTTTTGTAGCTACATGGAATGTGGCTGGAAGATCTCCACCAAGTAATTTGAGTCTTGATGATTGGCTTCATGCCTCACCTCCTGCAGATATATATGTTCTTGG ATTTCAAGAGATAGTTCCTTTGAATGCTGGTAATGTTCTTGGTGCTGAAGACAATGGTCCTGCCAAAAAATGGTTGGCCCTCATTAGAAAGACTTTGAACAATCTTCCAGGAACTAGTGGCAGTGGGGGCTGTTATACTCCCTCCCCAATCCCTGAACCAATTGTAGAAATGGATGTCGATTTTGAAGGATCATCTAGGCAGAAGAACTCATCTTTCTTTCATCGCCGATCATTCCAGACACCATACAGCTGGAGAATGGAGAATGATCTTTCAATTCCACAACCAAGACTTGATCGGCGATTCAGTGTTTGTGACCGAGTTATTTTTGGTCACAGGCCAAGTGACTATGATCCAAGTTATAGATGGGGTCATAGACCTAGTGATTTTTCAAGGCCTAGTGATTACTCGAGACCTAGTGATTATTCCAGATGGGGTTCTTCAGATGATGATAACGGACCAGGGGATTCACCAAGTACTGTGTTGTACTCACCAATGTCATATGGTGGTTCCTATAGTGGATCTGCATCTACAGAAGATGGATATAGGAGGCCAGGGTATTCAAGGTACTGTTTAGTGGCAAGTAAGCAAATGGTTGGCATATTCCTCACAATATGGGTCCGGAGCGAATTGAGAGATCATGttaaaaacatgaaagtttCTTGTGTTGGCAGAGGTTTAATGGGTTATCTTGGAAATAAG GGATCTATTTCAGTCAGCATGTCCTTGCATGAAACAACCTTTTGCTTCGTTTGTACTCATCTGACCTCTGGACAAAAGGAAGGTGATGAACTAAGAAGGAATGCAGATGTCATGGAGATTCTTAAGAAGACAAGATTTCCTCGTGTTAGCAATGCAGGTGACGGGAAGTCCCCGGAAACAATTCTTGAGCACGA TCGAGTTATTTGGCTTGGGGACTTGAATTATCGCATTGCCCTCTCATACCGTTCTGCTAAGGCACTAGTTGAGATGCAAAACTGGAGGGCACTGTTGGAGAGTGATCAG CTACGGAATGAGCAGAGAAGAGGTCGTGTTTTTGTTGGATGGAATGAAGGGAAGATTTATTTCCCTCCTACGTACAAGTACTCAACTAATTCTGACAGATATGCTGGAGATGACATGCACCCGAAGGAAAAGCGTCGAACTCCAGCTTG GTGTGATAGAATTTTATGGTATGGTGAAGGCCTCCAGCAATTATCATATGTACGTGGAGAATCTAGGTTCTCAGATCATAGACCGGTTTATGGCATTTTTTGGGCAGAGGTTGAGTCTACCCATGGCCGATTGAAGAAAAGTATGAGTTACTCCAGTTCCAGGATTGAGGTAGAGGAGCTCTTGCCATATTCACAAGGGTATACAGAACTAAACTTTTTCTGA
- the LOC8280881 gene encoding type IV inositol polyphosphate 5-phosphatase 7 isoform X1, with protein MRDGNSNKSKLSWSKKMVRKWFNIKSKIEDFQADDVNGASHSSGAEVEYRTSFSEREPCTIKKSKTEKFTKNPEQVRRGRMNLDHPRIIDVQNHSIFVATWNVAGRSPPSNLSLDDWLHASPPADIYVLGFQEIVPLNAGNVLGAEDNGPAKKWLALIRKTLNNLPGTSGSGGCYTPSPIPEPIVEMDVDFEGSSRQKNSSFFHRRSFQTPYSWRMENDLSIPQPRLDRRFSVCDRVIFGHRPSDYDPSYRWGHRPSDFSRPSDYSRPSDYSRWGSSDDDNGPGDSPSTVLYSPMSYGGSYSGSASTEDGYRRPGYSRYCLVASKQMVGIFLTIWVRSELRDHVKNMKVSCVGRGLMGYLGNKGSISVSMSLHETTFCFVCTHLTSGQKEGDELRRNADVMEILKKTRFPRVSNAGDGKSPETILEHDRVIWLGDLNYRIALSYRSAKALVEMQNWRALLESDQLRNEQRRGRVFVGWNEGKIYFPPTYKYSTNSDRYAGDDMHPKEKRRTPAWCDRILWYGEGLQQLSYVRGESRFSDHRPVYGIFWAEVESTHGRLKKSMSYSSSRIEVEELLPYSQGYTELNFF; from the exons ATGAGAGATGGGAACTCCAACAAAAgcaag CTCTCATGGTCCAAAAAAATGGTCAGAAAGTGGTTCAATATCAAGAGTAAAATTGAGGACTTCCAAGCAGATGATGTTAATGGAG CCTCTCATTCTTCAGGAGCTGAAGTGGAATACAGGACTAGCTTCTCTGAGAGGGAGCCATGCACCATCAAGAAAAGCAAAACAG AAAAATTCACCAAGAACCCAGAGCAAGTCCGGCGAGGGAGAATGAATCTTGACCACCCTAGAATCATAGATGTGCAGAACCACAG TATTTTTGTAGCTACATGGAATGTGGCTGGAAGATCTCCACCAAGTAATTTGAGTCTTGATGATTGGCTTCATGCCTCACCTCCTGCAGATATATATGTTCTTGG ATTTCAAGAGATAGTTCCTTTGAATGCTGGTAATGTTCTTGGTGCTGAAGACAATGGTCCTGCCAAAAAATGGTTGGCCCTCATTAGAAAGACTTTGAACAATCTTCCAGGAACTAGTGGCAGTGGGGGCTGTTATACTCCCTCCCCAATCCCTGAACCAATTGTAGAAATGGATGTCGATTTTGAAGGATCATCTAGGCAGAAGAACTCATCTTTCTTTCATCGCCGATCATTCCAGACACCATACAGCTGGAGAATGGAGAATGATCTTTCAATTCCACAACCAAGACTTGATCGGCGATTCAGTGTTTGTGACCGAGTTATTTTTGGTCACAGGCCAAGTGACTATGATCCAAGTTATAGATGGGGTCATAGACCTAGTGATTTTTCAAGGCCTAGTGATTACTCGAGACCTAGTGATTATTCCAGATGGGGTTCTTCAGATGATGATAACGGACCAGGGGATTCACCAAGTACTGTGTTGTACTCACCAATGTCATATGGTGGTTCCTATAGTGGATCTGCATCTACAGAAGATGGATATAGGAGGCCAGGGTATTCAAGGTACTGTTTAGTGGCAAGTAAGCAAATGGTTGGCATATTCCTCACAATATGGGTCCGGAGCGAATTGAGAGATCATGttaaaaacatgaaagtttCTTGTGTTGGCAGAGGTTTAATGGGTTATCTTGGAAATAAG GGATCTATTTCAGTCAGCATGTCCTTGCATGAAACAACCTTTTGCTTCGTTTGTACTCATCTGACCTCTGGACAAAAGGAAGGTGATGAACTAAGAAGGAATGCAGATGTCATGGAGATTCTTAAGAAGACAAGATTTCCTCGTGTTAGCAATGCAGGTGACGGGAAGTCCCCGGAAACAATTCTTGAGCACGA TCGAGTTATTTGGCTTGGGGACTTGAATTATCGCATTGCCCTCTCATACCGTTCTGCTAAGGCACTAGTTGAGATGCAAAACTGGAGGGCACTGTTGGAGAGTGATCAG CTACGGAATGAGCAGAGAAGAGGTCGTGTTTTTGTTGGATGGAATGAAGGGAAGATTTATTTCCCTCCTACGTACAAGTACTCAACTAATTCTGACAGATATGCTGGAGATGACATGCACCCGAAGGAAAAGCGTCGAACTCCAGCTTG GTGTGATAGAATTTTATGGTATGGTGAAGGCCTCCAGCAATTATCATATGTACGTGGAGAATCTAGGTTCTCAGATCATAGACCGGTTTATGGCATTTTTTGGGCAGAGGTTGAGTCTACCCATGGCCGATTGAAGAAAAGTATGAGTTACTCCAGTTCCAGGATTGAGGTAGAGGAGCTCTTGCCATATTCACAAGGGTATACAGAACTAAACTTTTTCTGA